Genomic window (Nymphaea colorata isolate Beijing-Zhang1983 chromosome 1, ASM883128v2, whole genome shotgun sequence):
AATTCGAGCCAGTCTAATGAATTAGTATACTCAATCATGAATTTCTTGTTTGGTTCGTTTGGGTCCAGCGGTCAGCCTTTCAGCTGCGAGTCATGAGGGCGCGGACAAGGATATAGGGGGAGAGGAAGGGCAGCCCGAGACAAGTGGTGTTCACGGTGTCCCGTCCATCCACGTCCACATAGAGCTGCCACGATTCCCTTCCTCTCTCCTCCTAACAGTCAAGAATTGCAACCGCCTGATAGGTGGAGATTTATTTGCTTCTCCCgagagagatcgagagagagagaaagagagaaggggtGGAGGATGGAGGTGGTTGCCGGTGGTCAGGCCTCCCGGCTTTTCACCGGCGGAGGTCAAGCAAGCTCGTCCCGTGGCAGGGCGAAACCTCAATTGAGGGAGTCCGTCCGCTGTTTCTACGGGACGGCCGTCCTGGGATGGAATCGCCGCGGCGCATCCTCCCGCCCTCGGGGATCAAGTAGCGTCTCCGCCGGGGTTTCTTACGGGTGTGTTTCGTCCGGGGTCAGAATTTCCACGTTTTCTGATGACGGACACCTTCGGTACTATGCTCGGAAGGGACCGTTCGCGAGGGCGGAGAGGACAGCGGAGTGCGAGTCcgagaggaagaaggaaaaggagaagaataagGACAAAGAGGGGAAGAGGAGGATGAAGTTAGTGAAGGGATTGGCTGATAATCTGCGGGCTTTTGCCGCTATGGATTTCGCCATTGGGAACGGTGAGGATTTGGCGGGAGACGTCAGGGCCAAGACGATGGCGGtgagttttgtttcttttttgggtttgtATATTGATTTGTTTTCCGCGGTTGTTGAGGGCTTTTGCGATTTCCTTTTCTCCCTCCagtttgcacacacacacacacacacacacacacacagagaagtTCTTCCGTCTTTGAATGGCTTCTActtttggttttctttcctATATGTTGTCTTTGTGTTGTTCTTACTTCTTATCACAAACCCAattctttgattttctcttttttcctgttCTGTAGAAGATTTTGCAAAAGGAATATTTTTGGAGGGCAATTGATTATTGTTACTTTTCTAAATTAAGTTTTCTCATGGTTGGAAAAGATCAACACTGCCTTAAACAAGAGACAAAAACAAGGATCTAATCTTAATTATGCTAGCAACAACGAATCCTTGCTTGTCCAGCGATATTGGAAAGGAATATGCACTGGGGCACTACTTAACCCAGGAGAAAGTTCAAGAGGCGGTTGGATTGAAAACAggttttcttatttcaaaacgtGTAAATTTTAAGCTTCTGAAGAAGGATTTCTTTTTCACAGTACCAAATGCTAACACCATTTTGGAGATTTTATTATGATTTCTATTTTTAACATGCTTACAGATTTACAGTGTATGGCGATTTCATACCAGTTTCTACATTAATATTACAATTTACATCCTATTGTACAATTGGAACCTGTTTTTATTACCTTGCCAACATTTTCTAagattatgattttttaaaacatgtttttgtgtCTCTAAGTTACAATTACTAACAGAAGGAAagtatcttctcttccattttattcAACAACCAATTCATTGGAACACAAAAGTTGGGGTACAAACCTGTTGGAATATGGCTGGTTTTGGGTTTATGTTAGTTTTCCTTGTGCAAATTCCaccaaaacatatttttgaataaGTTATATACGAACTTTATCATCGCTACAAAACGGTAAATGAGTCCTTACGTCATTTCTTTAAGCTACTGATGCATATTTTAGTTgccaattaaattaaaagatGGGATGCAATAGGTGGAAACTTGAAGGTGCAATGGTAGAAGATGAGGATGCTCCATCAGTGAGGCCTCCTTTCCTAAGTTTTTTGGTGACAAGCGTGAAAGGACAGGTGAGGGTGGCGAAAAGTGGAGAAAAGTGAATATCCCAAAGGGATACACCCATTGGGTGAAGCGTGAACCAGAGGGAGTTCCCGGATGATTAATTGAGataggaaaatgagaaaagataTTCCTGCACTACATTCGCCCTATATTTATCAATCAAGAAGATAGTATGTAACCGAGTCCTTTTATGTCAACTTCTTTCACTTTGATTCactttttgaaaaggtgaaaataTAGACGCCTCTCGGAGAGAAGAGGATCCTCGTCCTAACGTGTAGGGACAATTCGAGCAAGTCAAAAATCAACATCTGTCCGTTCTGTTGTAGGTTTTGAGGGTCCCCTCAAGATACCAGCTCTCAAGTCttaaaagataaagatgaatGAACAAGCGAGAGGGCGTAGCGATTCAGATACAAAGCGAGTCAGGATTAATCAGTTGTTGCTGCTCATGATTTGATGGCTCTTTCTTGCTTAAAACATCACATGATTTAGCTCCCTGAAACTTTTCCTGTAGTCTGCTAGTTATTTTGGCACTGTTGTTTTCTTTCCCTCGTTAACCAAGAGTCAATTTTACTTCAAGGCTTCAAGCTTTCTCCATTTAAATTGAGAATTGAGGGTGTTTGCTTGTCTTTGGTTCTGGGCACCCACTGTCTGATCGCCATTTCAGTCCGAATCTGTTGTTGTCGGTTTGGAAGTCAATGTGCTGCCTCTCTGTTTTTGTTCAGGAAGCTGCGCAGGCTCTACTCACTCAGTTGGAAGCGCTGACAGCTGAGGAgatggagatgatgaggaaACAGAAAGCGGAAAGGGTGGTACCCAGGAAAGCTCATGCTAAGATGGAAAACGAAGACGGGAGGGCAGAAGAAGAGGATTCGTCCAGCAGCAGTAGTTGCTCCTCTGAGTCCTCAAGTGACAGTGAGTGCGGCGAGGTGATTAGCATGAAGGATCTTCGGGTCGCTGCTGCACAACAGCACAGAACAGAGCTTCGTGAAGAATTGCAGCAACGACCACCTTTGCTGCAAGTTGTCGGGTGCCAGACGGCGGCACCAATGGACCCTCAAATTCATCTACTTGAATCGTCGACGATGCAAGTGGAAGCGTCCATCGAAGCAGCTCCGGCAATCGCAGCAGCTCCtgaagaagcaactgaaaaAACGAAAATCGAGGTCTGCATGGGAGGGAAGTGCAAGAAATCAGGGGCTCAGCAGGTGGTGGAGGCATTCGAGAGGGTCTTAGGAGCAGGTGGAGCCGTCTCAGTGTGCAAATGCTTGGGGAAGTGCCGCGATGGGCCTAACGTCAGAGTGGTGTCGAGCACAGCTGCTACTAGCACCACCAATGAGGAGGGAGTCATGGAAGACCCTGCAACTGCACCAATTTGTGTGGGAGTAGGATTGCAGGATGTTCAAGTGATTGTGGCAAATTATTTTGGGGACAAAGAACCGGGTCTTTTAGCAGTTTGAACAAAAGCAGTACAAAAAACTTACCTGTGAACAGGTATTCGTTTCCTTCGTAACACTAGGAAATGCCATGTCCAATTCATCGTACTTTTCGCCTGTGTGCAGGTTTGCGGTTCCTCAACTTTGTCTGCATGCCAACCATGGCTGTCGATGGCTGTTCTCAACGGGTGATGTTAACAGATGGATACTATGGGACATGATAAACGATGGACTGGAACAAGTTGGCTTCAGCTTATTGTTTCATCGGATGAAAATTGGTTGTTATTTTTCGTGTGTCGTGCTATTATTATTTCAAAGAACAGAATAGTTAGTAATCTTAAGTTTAAAGGCACATATGAGAAACGCAAGTCAGAGTGAAACTCTAGTGATTTTATGCAAGATTGAGCATATGCATGTGACCTAATATGTAAAAATCATCAGAAGGAATCAAGTTTTATTTTGTGTTCGTGGGTGGCTCTGATTATGTGTGAGAAATGCCCTACGCGTTTTAAAgacgttttttctttttttggtcttAAAATCACATCCACAAAATAGATCAACAAAGTTTATCAACGAAAATTGTCAAAAATTGAAGTCCTTGTATGCCTAACTGCTGAGGtggatatatttttaataaaagaaaaacgaagTACCAGGTAAAAATTTTAGATCATGACATCCTAGCGTGGATATGGGTAAGTTAAACATTGGAAGACTAATGAGCCATATGCCCAAACCACGGACTCCGAAATGCTAGCTAAGCATTTATATGTATTGGCGTAAATACCATTTTACATGTATACAATAAGGTCATGTGAGGCATTGTGCCTCTCATGAGGCGAGCAGTTAATTGAAGCTTAAGCTTCACGGATAAATTTATGAATTGACAtaacatttataaaaataataacaaaactgaaaaaatgactAAATACTAAGTGTATCAACAAAGAACAATGCATATGCAAACGATAATAATTTGTAAACCCAAACAGATACGACGTTTACCTACGTAATTGGTATATGTTTCAACCTATCCTAACGTAAACAATACAGAAAATGCTTGCTTAATTGGCGCATAGCAcgtctgtcctaaacagttaaaatgttttaattaaCTATCTAAACAAACAAACCATAAGTTGTGCATTATTAACATTGATAAACACATAAacaaaactaggaaaaccaaAATTGAGATGATAATATTAAGAGAATATGCAAACAACAAGTATTGGTGAACTTGCAAACTTATTCTGGATTGCCTATCacaaagcagaaaagaaagtgTGAACTAAGGCAcgtaaaaaatttgagaaaaatataataaagacACCGTTGAATGCCAATACATACAACACCAATGccaaaacatataataaacTAAGGTTCGgcagaaatatcaaaaagacTCAAAACCAAGTTGAGCTGACATAGCAACACTTGGCAATGATGGAAGGACCGCCAGCGAGTACACCTTCAAATGGTGACAAATTGACAATCATCGaacagaggaagaaaagggCGGTTCTAAACATTCCAAGTCACAACACCGGCCATGGCGACACCAACAAAGGATGGCCGGTCATAGCTAGGGCGGGAGGCGGGCATGGCCAGCGTCGAAGTCAAGGAGGGCTGGCCGGCAAAGCAGAGCCAGGAGGGGCAGATCAAACGGAACGAACTTATTCATGTAAGGCCAAACTAAAcctgaatctaaaaaatacattaagcaactaaaaattttttaatttttttaatgtactttatttttttcagttagTTGAGGTGGCAATTAGTTGAGGTGGAGCACCTGCGccactctttttcttttcttttctttttttgtggatGAGACGTACACTTCTTGCAACAATAACATACACCTTTTTTGTGATGAAAGTGATAGTGTCATCTGTatatctttatatgtatatcGCACACAATTTTCCTGCCTTTCTCcattagaaattttaaaagtttaaacatatATGTTGCGATCAATGCTCCAAATGATGTTCCAATTACCAACATTTTCGGAATCAGTCCAATGAAAAATCACGATAAAATGTactagaaaattttcaaaatcccGACAGCTAACTTTAGGGAGATTCTTCTTGCCGAGAAAGACTACGTTAAAGTGGTGTTTGACTAAGACaaaattgtaattttaaaatttaaattttcgattaaatgaaaactaaaaaattttgattccaaaatcgTAAGGTCTTTCAATCAAAATTCCTTTGATTCCATAATCATAACATCATTCTTCAATCAAGATTTATTATTAGAGGAATTGAATTacaattttacaattttttactctttttatgACACTTTGACAATGCTTTTGATTTGTCAattctaaaattcaaatttatattgTATCAAACAAATCAGTTTCAATTCCAGAAACAATATTCTAGACTATGAGCAAACTGAAACTTCTAAACCTTTTCTTCCCACCAAATGCCCCCTAAAGGTTGACATGATTAAACAccaaaaataactaaaataagATACGGCTGCCGTTTAAAGTAGAAATATTTTGGTACCAACTTCGGGCTTTCTTTTAAAACGATGCCACGGGGGTCAGCATAAAGCGTGGCTCTCATCTATTATAATAATCTGACAACCAACTCCTCGATCTTTTTAATTAGATAGGCAAACTGGAGTCGTGACGCGAGCCATCACACTTTCTCTGACACATTGTTTATTGGACCTCATCAACAATAATATATGTAGGTTATTTTATGTTGAATTTCAACAGCAATCTGGATTTCGTTGGCCACATCATGTGCTCCACGtgcaaacaaaaacaaagaacgTAATAAATAGCAACATCAAAGTCAACAgctattttacattttcaaatgGTCAATTTACAATTACAAGCTTTGAATCGACTCTCAACCTGGTACCCTCCATTGCAATCTTGGATGTGAGGATTCAGAAGCTGCAGCGTCTACCATATCTGAATTTCAATGCTTATTTACAACGCTAGATGCATCAGCGTTTGATACGCTTGAAGCCGCTATGATCGATGAAGCACGACAGCTAAACCAAAACAAAATACTGATCCACCCAATCAAACTTAGAGCAGAAACGTTATGCACAACAGATCAAATTCCAATGAATAAAAAAGCCATCAGCAGTGCATTTTCACCTAGCTATTGACCACAGAAGCTGTACAGTTCACGTTTCTCGATACGTAGAACCTTCGATCCCAACCAGacataacaaaacatttacAACGCCTCTAAGAACCACGAGATagaataaattaaaatattcaaacagACAAGTACCCGACCAACGCAACATCCTAGATGCAGATAAAAACGGATGGCTAGTCATTTGGACCTGTGTGAAGATCGAAGAAAAATCAGCACTGGAGATCCGGGCCTTGGTAAACGGTTAATCCGGACGGCCGAAAGAGAGGAGGGTTCATGCTAGAGAAGCTTTCAATGTGCCTAAGGAGATTTAGGTTTGACGGGCAGGCAGGAATCGACAAGGAAAAGTTTATTGCCACGAAAGGGGTCGCTTTAGCACATGGCCGTCAGATAATTTTGATTAAGAAAAGAGgccagaaagaagaaagaaggcgGGGGGGACTAGATCGACCAACAAGGCATAGACGAGACCAATGCTGCTAAACTTCTCAAACGATCGGAATACTCTTACGTGAAGTAAACCCATGAACAAACTTCGAGCCATATCGTCAAGAGAAGATAATGTTCCACGCTTCGAGGGTCAGAAGAACGACGTGTTTCTTGAGACCAAAATTGCACATGAAATACAATTGGTGAATTGCAGCCAATGTCAATGACTATAGCAGACCAGAAAAGAATTGTCCAGTACAGTAATCTTAGCAACTCAGCACCTTAGCATCGAGGGGGTGACAACTTTGGACACCGACAGTAGTATAAAGGAAAATAAGCAGATTTCACAACAATAGTTTGGATTTATCATTTAACTTCGACGATTGACGCATTAAGTAAGCACAACACTCAGATCCTACAAACCACACCAAACCAACAAAACAGAGAGAgcataaataaaaaaggaaccATTCTAGCCACAGGATACCGTCACAATCCATGAATGTTAGATAACACGTTCTTAGGAAATATAAAAACAACAGCCgcagcaaagaaaaaaaaatccccagATAACAATACAATGAATTTAATCATCATGGAAATTAAAGTTGGTtgataaattaataattcatgCGAACAAATTCAGCATGACAAGCTAATTGTAACACAGATGTACGTTAGAATATCAATCAAGTCCAAGATCACCAGCCTAACCAATTCCAATCATGAACCAACCGAAAGGTCATTTAAGAATCAGCTTCAAGATAGCTTCAACCATGCCTAAGATCTCTCAGTTGGGTTCAAAGaaaatttaataagaaaaagtttACATTAATGTGCCACAAAAGCCAACTACAGTGAACCAATCattcaaaagccaaaaaaaaaaagttaagaaagagggtaaaattttatattcaatTATTCTTCTATTCCAGCATCCATAAACAAAAATTCTTCATCTTGAATAAATGTTTACAAAAGGTTATCaaaacagagaaagaattgatgaaaaaatgaattGGGCTAAAGAAAGCAATTTCAAAAATGCTGACAGAAGcataaaagaaaacacaatGAACACAATTGATCTCAGATGAGTCCTGAAGATTTTTCCAAACACCGACACAGCCACTAACAAGAACGATTTTGAGAAGCAGAAATGGGAGAAAACTAGGACTCAAACGTACCAGCATACCACAAAAGCTTATAAGCCTTGCATGGTCACAGGTAAACGATAACAGAAGAATACAACCAAGGAATACGCAAGATGAAAAATACACTCTGGACATGACCTTTCCTTGAAAAACTAATTGTTTTTCCCCCTATTTTGATCTAGAACATATATTGGCAATTAAGAGGGGACAAGAAAGGCCTCGTCAAATTACAAGTTCATCAGACTAGGGaatgagaaaaaagggaagaaacaTCAGCCATTTTTTCCATGACAGGTTTAGAAGCACAGGCAAGAAGGTTGCAATCACAGAACCCACAGACAAACAAAGAAACAACCCATCGATAATCTATAAGCACTTACAGAACAACTATCAGATCACGGGCATAAGAACCAGACAATCCAAAAAAAACATTAAGTAAATATAATAAACCTCCTCTTTATAGAGGGTCAAACAGAGATATGTGTTTGTTGGCCGCTCAGTCACTCCCTAATACCATTCAGCAAAAACAAGCTGCATCTGTAAAGAGTTCAGAGCACAGAAGCCACATAGTTTGCTAAACCATTCATCAAATCAGATACATGTCTGCATTCAGTCATTCACCACAACCATACAAAGCAATTCGCGCCCAAGAGCTTTCATACACCTGAATAACACATCCATCACAATTCAATACATCATTCCAAATCAATCAGATTGAAAGAAATCAGGCATGAAAAACAACAATGAAACCAAACACCAATCAACCCAAGAAACAAGCATAGAAGGAACAACAGAATACCAACAAAGTCAAAACCACATGCATCAGAACATGCAAATCCCTGggaaacaatcaaaatttcatggTTCACAAGCCCCACCCAGCTGCAACCATCCCCTCTCAAGAATCAAAATTGAGTTGTTGAGCTCACCAACGTGATTTCAAGCTTCACAAGATAGTCAGAAGCAACCAGATATTACACATATATGACATAAAGTGGTTAATAAACTCTACAAAACACATGCTGAGGAAACCATCAGAGCAGGTAGGTGTCAGTGGGACCATAAGGGTGACACTTAGGCCAACTATTACATATTCAGATGGATTCATAATAAAAGGGAGAAATTCCTGATTGTACACCCCCTTTAAAGGAGTTAGTCAGCAGAAGATGGTGCAGAAATTTACAATTTATAGCCTCTCGCAAAGAAACTATTCCCTCCAAAGTTTTGCAGAACCTCAAAAGCATTTCCATAGACAACAATTTTACCAGCGAACCAGTACAAGAATGATGGCTGACAGCTTATTGAAATCATCCTGTAGTCTGAATGACCTAATATGAAGAGTAGGGGAGAGACACTAATACACTACTACATGCACACAACATTTcataaatagagaaaaatatttcagaaattCCTGTTTTTATGGCCCCTTTAAAGAAAACATCCACACAAACTTTTACACAGTCCCAAAAAACCTACCTAAAGCAAATAGGGATAGGATTGATGGTCGACAAACTCATTGTGATCAACATGACCTAATGCGGTGATAAGAGAAACAAGTCAAATCCAGCCCTTTTCACATCCACATTCGGTAAAATATTGGAGATAACAAAATATTGCTCTTAATGATTCTTATTTTTACAAACTGCAGAATTACCACCACATCATGACACCAAACCTAGGAAACACTTTGaaatcaaaatcacaagttatCTAATAAGGACCAAAATTTACGATCATACAACtggcctatgtcacatgggtgtgggtacgggtatgggttcGGATATAACGGTACAGGttcggacacggcaattttgaaAGTTGTAGGTACATGGATAcagcaaattttatattctcaaaatgataaaaatgaaaaaaaaaagcattaatagTTCACACTTTGTGttataatccacaaaaattctcaaaattaaagaaaaatgggaggaaaatacagaatcttagtggaagggaaatataaaagaagggaaaaatcaaaattaaagaaaaaattaagttagaaaatataattttaaatgttttaaaatgcagtCGTACCTAGCCGTACCCACATACCAACACGCAAATTGCACGTACTCATGTCACATAGCAACTGGCCCTACCAATTTGTCCACACACACCTCTCACACCATCAAAAGAGAATTTCAAATGACAAAGTAAAGGCATAACTAAAGTTACTAAACCATGATTATCCAAGACAACTTCCAGGTTCTATCATCTATAAGGAGAGTACTTCAAGCATGAGGATGGCGATGCCAACAACTAAATCAGATAAGCCACCAAATGAACCAAAACAAAGACGATCACAAACATGCCATATAAGTCATGCAGCACTAAGTATACAAAGACACACATCATCACAAGCACAAAATCCAGCAAAAGAACAAGCTCCAAAACATGCAGATATCAAGGATAGGCATTCACACTGTCAGATCCAGTCATGTAAAATGCATGATATAACCTGCAGCAGTAGGTCCAAAGATAGATAACTAACATAAAACtgcaaatttaattttta
Coding sequences:
- the LOC116245885 gene encoding diacylglycerol O-acyltransferase 3 — protein: MEVVAGGQASRLFTGGGQASSSRGRAKPQLRESVRCFYGTAVLGWNRRGASSRPRGSSSVSAGVSYGCVSSGVRISTFSDDGHLRYYARKGPFARAERTAECESERKKEKEKNKDKEGKRRMKLVKGLADNLRAFAAMDFAIGNGEDLAGDVRAKTMAEAAQALLTQLEALTAEEMEMMRKQKAERVVPRKAHAKMENEDGRAEEEDSSSSSSCSSESSSDSECGEVISMKDLRVAAAQQHRTELREELQQRPPLLQVVGCQTAAPMDPQIHLLESSTMQVEASIEAAPAIAAAPEEATEKTKIEVCMGGKCKKSGAQQVVEAFERVLGAGGAVSVCKCLGKCRDGPNVRVVSSTAATSTTNEEGVMEDPATAPICVGVGLQDVQVIVANYFGDKEPGLLAV